The proteins below come from a single Phocoena sinus isolate mPhoSin1 chromosome 2, mPhoSin1.pri, whole genome shotgun sequence genomic window:
- the LOC116749692 gene encoding cytochrome c oxidase subunit NDUFA4-like, protein MLLQIILQAKRHPSSIPIFIYTGVGGTGAALYVSHLALFNPDVSWNRKNNPEPWNKLGPNDQYKFYSVNVDYSKLKREGPDF, encoded by the coding sequence ATGCTCCTCCAGATCATCCTTCAGGCCAAGAGGCATCCTAGCTCGATCCCCATCTTCATATATACTGGAGTGGGAGGTACTGGAGCAGCGCTGTATGTCTCGCACCTGGCGTTGTTCAATCCAGATGTCAGTTGGAACAGAAAGAATAACCCAGAACCCTGGAACAAGCTGGGTCCCAATGATCAGTACAAGTTCTACTCAGTGAATGTAGATTACAGCAAACTGAAGAGAGAAGGTCCAGACTTCTAA